A genome region from Mugil cephalus isolate CIBA_MC_2020 chromosome 13, CIBA_Mcephalus_1.1, whole genome shotgun sequence includes the following:
- the aftphb gene encoding aftiphilin: protein MEPDIIPLHSSSPPPLDDDTDGEVGLEDDEFGDFGGFSVEKPCSPLGFADATEPCRVKDPVERAQPTSTLKLESRKVQEGQDCDAEPCSRLTNGYAERGHDTQAHSASIVGASSPQEETGFADFTVFTEQTAHPWCCGLSPMGNTEQWGGNARGTNTSLNEQICDSGQEVIMESEPRPRCENVHTKVKHCEKRDAALVQPHQDNYETQEAAAALDFPSGEEERGKDARREWSFNPLQTSKDDETEDRDRSTYELASEDLASLCDDLSFEGVSADLEPNVSSLASQDNESEWDRTDDEDEKVGPYRYSDSCVNSSMVNPSQSEPEKSVHCNQYATQGTSSTSNPTEDRFADFADSSPERRRDQEQTADAAVQSLGNLPPSDSFADFCSAPTQEDGEGSWAEFKDQSAHEEGRTWTQFREPVSSLQRDGGTEEEEYENGGSRKNSCQASLSCRVQQLLLATFPEVEVPAVEGEEELLSLCALLQPCHLPETKEAIPGPNGAQWIQQGLFWPQQDIHSAVGLQFQWGGSYTNRTLLRCLGVNTRNIVFVGKKKQPVTVPAFASDLGMLEPTKDSVPAVCSPRHSAVTTQAPATPLDTPDPSTLSAQEELPSSQLGWVSRGLSSSQDGTSPRRAPHFWGWK from the exons ATGGAGCCAGACATCATTCCCTTGcactcctcctccccacctccacTGGACGATGACACCGATGGGGAAGTGGGATTGGAGGACGACGAGTTTGGAGATTTCGGGGGATTTTCTGTTGAGAAGCCTTGCTCCCCTCTCGGCTTTGCTGATGCTACTGAGCCATGTCGCGTAAAAGACCCGGTTGAACGAGCCCAACCTACATCCACTTTGAAGTTGGAGTCGAGAAAGGTTCAGGAAGGCCAGGACTGTGATGCAGAACCTTGTTCGCGCCTCACAAATGGATATGCTGAAAGAGGCCATGACACTCAAGCACATAGTGCTTCTATAGTGGGGGCTTCCTCTCCGCAGGAGGAAACGGGGTTTGCTGATTTCACTGTGTTCACCGAGCAGACAGCACACCCCTGGTGCTGTGGTTTGTCTCCCATGGGCAACACAGAGCAGTGGGGCGGAAACGCTAGAGGGACAAACACCAGCTTGAATGAACAAATCTGTGATTCCGGACAGGAAGTTATTATGGAATCTGAGCCCAGACCCCGTTGTGAAAATGTCCACACTAAGGTCAAGCACTGTGAGAAACGAGATGCAGCACTTGTGCAACCACATCAGGACAACTATGAGACtcaggaagctgcagcagctttggATTTTCCATCTGGTGAGGAGGAGCGAGGCAAAGATGCTCGGAGGGAATGGAGTTTTAATCCTCTGCAAACCTCTAAGGATGATGAGACAGAAGATCGAGATAGAAGTACGTATGAGCTCGCTTCAGAGGACCTGGCATCTCTCTGTGATGATTTGTCATTTGAGGGTGTCTCTGCAGACCTGGAGCCAAATGTTTCATCCCTTGCTTCTCAAGACAATGAGAGCGAATGGGACCGgactgatgatgaggatgagaaAGTGGGACCCTACAGATATTCTGACTCATGTGTTAACAGCAGTATGGTAAACCCCAGCCAGTCTGAGCCAGAGAAGAGCGTTCATTGTAACCAATATGCGACTCAGGGAACCTCCTCTACCTCCAACCCGACTGAAGACAGGTTTGCTGACTTCGCTGACAGTTCTCCTGAGCGTCGCAGGGACCAAGAACAAACAGCTGATGCAGCCGTGCAGAGTCTAGGAAACCTCCCACCGAGCGACAGCTTCGCAGACTTCTGCTCAGCACCCACCCAGGAGGATGGAGAAGGATCATGGGCGGAGTTCAAGGACCAGAGTGCACATGAGGAAGGAAGAACTTGGACACAGTTCAGAGAGCCAGTCAGCAGCCTGCAGCGTGATGGGGgtacggaggaggaggaatatgAAAATGGAGGTAGCAGGAAGAACAGCTGTCAG GCTTCCCTGTCCTGCCGTGTCCAGCAGCTCCTGTTGGCCACATTCCCAGAGGTGGAGGTCCCAGCTGTGGAAGGTGAGGAGGAGCTGCTCAGTCTCTGTGCTTTGCTTCAGCCCTGCCATCTCCCTGAGACCAAAGAGGCGATACCAGGACCCAACGGTGCTCAGTG GATTCAGCAGGGGTTGTTCTGGCCACAGCAGGACATTCACAGTGCAGTTGGGCTCCAGTTTCAGTGGGGGGGATCTTATACTAACAGGACTCTGCTCAGGTGCCTTGGCGTAAACACAAGGAACATT GTGTTTGTAGGCAAGAAGAAGCAGCCTGTGACCGTGCCTGCTTTTGCATCCGACCTG GGAATGCTTGAGCCCACCAAAGACTCTGTGCCAGCTGTGTGTTCTCCAAGACATTCAGCGGTCACAACACAAGCACCTGCAACGCCTCTGGACACACCTGATCCCTCAACACTTTCAGCGCAG GAGGAGCTACCTTCCAGCCAGCTGGGGTGGGTCAGCCGTGGCCTTAGCAGCTCTCAGGACGGTACGTCCCCTCGCCGAGCCCCCCACTTCTGGGGATGGAAGTAG
- the LOC125018845 gene encoding galectin-related protein B-like isoform X1 has product MAVQAAEKDGIVLKTVEDDNLNDSLGNPGLISPDKEDLSRLLTVPFSGRIRGGMRPGKKIIVMGIVDLEPESFDVSLTCGRDSEKEELPYDVALKLTARFNDRQFLRNARISGKWTEEEASTAYFPFIPDQPFRIEIHCEHQRFRIFVDGHQLFDFYHKVKSLPSIDTVRIEGDLQITKLG; this is encoded by the exons ATGGCGGTGCAGGCAGCGGAGAAGGACGGAATA GTGTTGAAGACCGTAGAAGATGACAACCTGAACGACTCGCTGGGGAACCCCGGCCTCATCTCACCTGACAAGGAGGATCTATCACGTCTCCTG ACTGTGCCGTTCAGCGGGCGCATCCGGGGCGGCATGCGGCCAGGGAAGAAGATCATAGTGATGGGCATTGTCGATCTGGAGCCGGAAAG TTTTGACGTCAGCCTGACCTGCGGCCGCGATTCGGAGAAGGAGGAGCTTCCGTATGACGTGGCCCTGAAGCTCACCGCTCGCTTCAACGACCGCCAGTTTCTGCGCAATGCCCGCATCTCTGGCAagtggacagaggaggaggcatCCACCGCCTACTTCCCCTTCATCCCCGACCAGCCTTTTAGG ATTGAGATCCACTGCGAGCATCAGAGGTTCCGGATATTCGTGGACGGACACCAGCTCTTTGACTTTTATCACAAAGTAAAATCTTTGCCCTCTATCGACACAGTACGGATAGAAGGAGACCTACAGATCACCAAGCTAGGTTAA
- the LOC125018845 gene encoding galectin-related protein-like isoform X2, with translation MAVQAAEKDGITVEDDNLNDSLGNPGLISPDKEDLSRLLTVPFSGRIRGGMRPGKKIIVMGIVDLEPESFDVSLTCGRDSEKEELPYDVALKLTARFNDRQFLRNARISGKWTEEEASTAYFPFIPDQPFRIEIHCEHQRFRIFVDGHQLFDFYHKVKSLPSIDTVRIEGDLQITKLG, from the exons ATGGCGGTGCAGGCAGCGGAGAAGGACGGAATA ACCGTAGAAGATGACAACCTGAACGACTCGCTGGGGAACCCCGGCCTCATCTCACCTGACAAGGAGGATCTATCACGTCTCCTG ACTGTGCCGTTCAGCGGGCGCATCCGGGGCGGCATGCGGCCAGGGAAGAAGATCATAGTGATGGGCATTGTCGATCTGGAGCCGGAAAG TTTTGACGTCAGCCTGACCTGCGGCCGCGATTCGGAGAAGGAGGAGCTTCCGTATGACGTGGCCCTGAAGCTCACCGCTCGCTTCAACGACCGCCAGTTTCTGCGCAATGCCCGCATCTCTGGCAagtggacagaggaggaggcatCCACCGCCTACTTCCCCTTCATCCCCGACCAGCCTTTTAGG ATTGAGATCCACTGCGAGCATCAGAGGTTCCGGATATTCGTGGACGGACACCAGCTCTTTGACTTTTATCACAAAGTAAAATCTTTGCCCTCTATCGACACAGTACGGATAGAAGGAGACCTACAGATCACCAAGCTAGGTTAA